In Nocardioides bizhenqiangii, the DNA window CCATCGGGTCAGCATCGCTGACCGCGATCCTCAGGGCGTCGATCATCGCGCGCACGAGCGTTCCGGCTGGAGCGGGTCCGCGCGGAGTGACGGCGTAGACGCCGCGGGTCGGCGCGTCCTCGATGGCCACCGCGACGACGTCCCTGCGCAGCGCGCGGCCCAGCAGGCCGGGTACGAGCGCGACCGCGTGGCCCGCGGCGACCATCGCCGCCTTTCCGGTCAGGTCGGCGGCGGTGACGTCGATCCGGGGGTCGAAGCCGGCGCGCGCTGCGGCGGTCCGCAACAGGATCTCGGATCCTTCGTTGTCCTCGACCCAGGTCGCGTCGGCGAAGTCGGCCAGTGACAGCGGCCCGCGGGCGGCTCTGGCGGGATGCTGCTCGGGGACGATCACGCACATCGCGTCGGTGCCGAGGGGATTGCGCTCCACGCGGTCGTCGTCCGGCAGGCCGGGCGGCGCATCCGTCACCACGGCGACGTCCAGCGTGCCGGCCGCGACGGCTTCGGTGAGCTCGCGCGTGAGCCCGGTGACGAGCGTCCACCTCACCGCGGGGTGCTCGTCCCGGACGGTCCGAAGTGCCGACGGCACCACTCCGGCAGCGGCCGACGGGGTCGCGCCGAGGGCGATGGGCGCGGTCGTCGTACGAGCATCGCGCGCGGCACGCACCGCCCGATCGGCCTCGGCGGCGATGGCCCGGGCGTGGTGGCGGAACGCGTCGCCGGCAGCAGTGGGTACGACGCCTCGGGACCGCCGCTCCAGCAGCGGCACGCCGACGTACTGCTCGAGGGCTGCGACCTGGCGCGACACCGCTGACTGGGTGTACCCCAGCTCCGCCGCTGCGCTCGACAAGGACCCGAGACGACAGACCGCGAGGAACGTCCGGACCGTTGTCAGCTGCATGCGCTCAGGGTATGCGCTCCGCGCATGGCAGGTGTGCGACATGTTCGCTTGTCGCACGGCTCGGTGACGCGAACGATGGCCTGGTGACTCGTTCAGAAACCAGCTCCCTTCCTTCCGTCGCCGTGCTCGGTCTGGGTCGGATGGGCGCCGCGATGGCCCGTCGACTCCACAGCCGGGGCCACCCGGTGGTGACCTGGTCCCGCTCCGGACGCATCGTCGACGACCTCACCAGCGTCGCGAGCCCCTCGGCCGCGGTCGGGACTGCGGACGTCGTCCTGCTCTGTCTCTTCGACGGCCCCGCCTGCTCGGCCGTCGTCACCTCGGTCCGCGACCATCTCGATGCCGGCACGGTCGTGGTCAACACGAGCACCGTGGGTGTTCACGAAGCGGTCGCGCTGGACGCGGACGTCCGGGGGAGCGGTGCCGCCTACGTGCACGCACCCGTCATGGGATCCGTGCCCGCCGTGCAGAGCGGCGCCCTGACGGTGCTGGTCGGCTCCGGCGAGGCGTACGCCGCGCCCGCGTCCACCGTGCTCGACGGGCTCGGCGATGTACTGCGGTGCGGTGCGGTAGCCGATGCCGCTGCCGCCAAGCTCCTTGCCAACGGAGTGCTCGGCGGCGCCGTGCTCAACCTGCGTTACGCCCTGATCCGTGCCGAGGAGCTCGGGATCCAACCGGGCCCGGCGTTGAGCGTGCTCGAGAGAACCATCCTCGGACGGCTGGTCGGCGGGAAGCGGGACGCGCTCGAGAAGGGCGACTTCTCCGACGCCGACTTCACGGTCGGCGCGCTGGCCAAGGACCTGACGCTCCTCGCTGCCCACGCTCGGTCAGCCGAAGGCCTGCGGGACTCCGTGGTCGGCGCACGCGATCGTGGCGTGGCGGGACCCGACGACGACATCGTCGCTCTGTGCGCGGTCGAGCCGGAGGTCGACCGGCCGCACCGACTCTCGATCGCGCCCGGCGTCACCGCCGCACCGGAGGTGCTCGCCCCGTTGGAGGCGTACGTCGCGGGCCACGCGACCGGTGACGCCAGCCACCACCGCCGCGCATTCCTGCCCACCGCGCACATCGAAGGCGTC includes these proteins:
- a CDS encoding LysR family transcriptional regulator; this translates as MQLTTVRTFLAVCRLGSLSSAAAELGYTQSAVSRQVAALEQYVGVPLLERRSRGVVPTAAGDAFRHHARAIAAEADRAVRAARDARTTTAPIALGATPSAAAGVVPSALRTVRDEHPAVRWTLVTGLTRELTEAVAAGTLDVAVVTDAPPGLPDDDRVERNPLGTDAMCVIVPEQHPARAARGPLSLADFADATWVEDNEGSEILLRTAAARAGFDPRIDVTAADLTGKAAMVAAGHAVALVPGLLGRALRRDVVAVAIEDAPTRGVYAVTPRGPAPAGTLVRAMIDALRIAVSDADPMVGKAAG
- a CDS encoding nuclear transport factor 2 family protein: MTRSETSSLPSVAVLGLGRMGAAMARRLHSRGHPVVTWSRSGRIVDDLTSVASPSAAVGTADVVLLCLFDGPACSAVVTSVRDHLDAGTVVVNTSTVGVHEAVALDADVRGSGAAYVHAPVMGSVPAVQSGALTVLVGSGEAYAAPASTVLDGLGDVLRCGAVADAAAAKLLANGVLGGAVLNLRYALIRAEELGIQPGPALSVLERTILGRLVGGKRDALEKGDFSDADFTVGALAKDLTLLAAHARSAEGLRDSVVGARDRGVAGPDDDIVALCAVEPEVDRPHRLSIAPGVTAAPEVLAPLEAYVAGHATGDASHHRRAFLPTAHIEGVRDGELVSWPLEDFCTLFKGQPAADETQRRRRIDRVEVAGSVANATLTLHHGADVFTDLFLLVRVGEGWRIANKAYHRSPSVIDG